TACTGTACATATAAAGGCTTTGAATTCTGAATTCTGAACTCTGAACTCATACAAACTACACTTTTTCAAGAAGACCGTAACCCATCTCCCTAGTTGATGATTCTGTATTCTGGTGTATTAGTGCTTGGGATTATATATACGTAGAAACAACGATTCTCTGGCCATCCATGAATAATTTGTACTCCCTCTATGTGGCAGAGCAAAGAATGTTTGGAGAAAGTCACTCGTACAATTTCTTTCCTAGCACAACATAGTGAATCTTACCTGCTATTACTAACAGGTATTGCTATGATGAATAGCCCTTATGCCAAGATTATATTTCACATTGCAATTTGCTTTTACAACCGCAAATAAATGTTCTATCAGTTCCCTGACTACGAAAATTTCTAAGATACTGATTAGATTCGtggatgttattttattgttttgctGATGATTAAACATTGTGCAACACCGAAATGCAGGAGAAGTGCAAGCAGAAAGAGCAGCTGAGCTAATGGGTTTTCATCCGTGTGGTTTTAGGCCACACCACTCTAGCAAGCTCGGAAATGAGTTCCGGCTGTTCACGAACTATAATCCGGGGATGAGATTAGGAGGTTGGGAGCAATAGATCTTGGATCACTATTTGAGGCATATGTATCAGAAATCTTTCTGTGTTCCCCTGAACCTCATCATTTTTTATTCCGTTACAAGTGGTGGTGTTGGTTCAAGCCTACAAGGGAAGAAGGATTTTTTGAGAATgtatgaacttttaaaagtggATGGATCCAGAAGCCAAAATGCAACTGTTGGAGCGTGATTAAGTTAAAATACTGAGGAAAACAAACACTCGGTATTATTTGTAACGGAAAGATTTAAGAGCTTCATGATTTCTATTTTGAATGTGACTTCGACTCAAATTGTTGGGTACACGATTGTAACTTTTGGAGAGTCTGTAGTTGCATAACTTCTTTGAGAGGTTCTGATGATTTCTGCTgtgttttcttaaaaataacGATAAAAGAATTTTAGTAATTAATGTGTGTCTATTTGTGtacaattaatttcataactTGAGTGTTGAAGTCTTGCCTAGAGGAAATGTGCCTTCCCAAATCCTTTTTAAAGTCATCCAAATTTTTGACTTACTCTTAAAAAAATGTTCCAACTGTATGGCTATTTCATTGTAAGAGCTATGACAAAGGTGAAGTAAAAACTAGGGTTCTTTATTTCGTGAGTCtcactatttaaaaaaatattaattttatatcttattaatttttttcatcctAAATTttaggagttcacaattcatatttcataatttcaTGGAGTTTGCAACTCCACTTATTACCCCAAACGTCCTCAAGAGTAGAAATGAAAGAGGTAGCTTGTGAATTGGTCAATTAGATATATAATTCAATGACTCAAAGAAATCAAACCTTTTTATGAATGTTCAAAAATACTCTTGAagtaaaatttagaaatcaatcAAACGTTCATGATAATGATCTAGAATGTTGTGGTGGTGCTCCAAGGCATCACTACTGCCTTCCGTGCCTTCCAGGTTTCAACTTTTAGAAGGATAAGAGTAACaagtaattttgaaacattGGTAAAGTTTGGGTTttcatttccctttttttttttttgggtagtTTTGTTATTACAACGAGCTCAAGCAACCACAATTTTGGCGAATGCGTAAGATGAGTTAGTTAACATGGAAGTTGACTCGTGAGATGCAAAGAAAAGTTAAGGCTGAAGTCTTTCCTCATACCTGAAAAAGGATATTTCATTAGTACAAAAACCGATCCTTTCAAAAAGAGCATAAACATAAAGACCAATATTTAGGTTTCACAAAATTTCACGAGTCTTTAAGCGTCTTTCATctgtttgaaaaaaaatcacaaaatttctATAAGAATTTCCCAAATAACCAGTACAACTACCTTCTTTCTATTGATTGCTCTAATAGCTTGGTATTATTTTCAAACTCCTAGACCCATTGCTGTGTATCTACACCAATGAACAATCTCCTATTGCACAAAATGGGGAGTAAAACGAGGACAGATGAAAGATGCATCTCAAATCACCACTATCATCATGCTGACTGTTTATTATTTGAGAGAACACGTGTTTTCTAGAGCTTTACAGAGTTCTCTGCCTATTTTTGAATCCCCTGACCATCGAAGAAGAAAATCCAGATGCAAGGGCAAGAGACAGATACTCAAACCATTCACTTCTTCAGCCATCAATCCTTTGAAGACTCAATAGACACATGTAGAACTAAACCGATATATCCATCCATCTCTTTGTACAACCAACAATTCAATACACACCAAGGATAGAAATGCTTGCCAGAAAGCTGAAGGACAGGTTTAAAACATCAGTTAAATCCCATAAACCCGTTCAAAAGTTTCAGAATTGTAGGGTTGACAGACACATTCAATTGCATGTATCAGTTTTCTACGCGGCCCCACCGCATTTGCACCCATATCTTTCAGCTTTTTCATGGTTAGATTTACCAGGTGAAACTTATTGATACTTTTTCTCTGGAAAATGCCCACAAATTGGTTCAGTCCCAGTGACTCCAACCACCTGCTTAAACCACCAGCTTTTTGCAGCTTCCTCTCCAGATTAAGTGCCCTGAGTCTTTGATTTAACAATGTGCCTCCTGTGAGAAAGCCACCAGGGTAATGTAACTGTCTAGGTTGCTGCTGCTTCATAGATTTTGTGCTGTTCAATAATCCTAAAACCTTACAAGGCCTTGAATCACAAGCTTCATCTggatttaggggtgtgatagcTTGCTTCGATGACTCTTTCGTTGTCAAATTACAATGAGCACCAGCAGATTTTGAACTTTGTTGATTAACAGTTTTAGAAGATGATGGCAGCACGGTAGCGGGCGATTCAAGACATGTCTCTGCAAGAGCTTCTGTTTGGCAATTAGATACTTTTTGGGTAATTGGTTGCAGCTGCCTTTGTTCTTCATTGGGAGTTGAGGATTTTGTTACTATTGAAATAGGAGGCACTAGGATTGTGACTTTCTGCTTCTTTACCACCACCCAACTATCATCTTCATGCATATCCAAATCAATAACAGAGTTTGAAGAGCCAGAAAGATGATTAGGATTATTCTGTCCTTGCTTTGTTTTCACCATCACATTTAACCTGATTGATTTATACAATAAGCAACTGAAGTTGTTGATCCAAAGTAATGGTATAACTATGCAGAAAACATAGTTGAGTATCTATCGCGTGGAGCTATTTCTCATATCATCTACGCACAATATTGTCCTGCAATaagcaaaaatgaaaaattcgcATCAATAGACAAACAAGATATAGTTCAGTTCCAGATGAGGGCATCAAGAAGAAAATTCCCATTAAAAAGTTAAGGCCAACATCCAAATCCCATATGCTGAAAAGTTTAACCTTCCACAATGTTGGCTCAAGTAAAACCATAACTactcattatatatatacaagCATAACTAAACTCAAACACATCCAGTACGAACAACTAGATGGATGAAAGTTCATCTCTATCTGGTCTCATTACAAACAAAAcaattgattttgttttgatttagatGTGAAATCATTGTCCCATAAAAAACATAATCCATTTGGGATCCCCCAGTTCCTCACCCCTTCAGCATCCCAACTATAATTTTGTATGTTTCTTCCACTCATAGTGTTCTCTTTACAACTTTGGCAATCCCCCAGAACTTCAAAGATTCTATCTCGTTAATGAGTGGATATCTTCAAGCTCACACAAAATTGAGAACTCACAAGCTAATTTGCAGTTTCTCGCCAACAATAACCTTTACACTTAGCAAATACAGTATACAGAACTGCTCCTAAGTGTTTCATGAGGTAATATCAAACTCCATATACATATACAGCGATAGCGTTTACCTAAAAACTAATTTCTGTAGAGAAGATAACAATTGACAAACAAAAAGACGCAGTCTCTAAtcacagaaaaagaaaattgccCGCGCATAACTAATTTTGGACCTGAAGATTCTAAAGGTTACTAAGTGACGATTGAACTTGTTCGAATGCTCAATTTAAGCTCGTAATCATAATTTTCAACTTCATTTCGACATCTCAGATTCAAACAATTGCTACAGAATCAGAAAATATAAGAACAATAGAGGAACCGTACCATCAATCGGATCTAATCAAGTGAAAGCGAAGATCTCCCTGTTGTCATAtagaaatcaaatcaaaatcgGATGGAAGGAGCAAGGAGCCGAAGATCATTCGATGTTAGAAAGAGAAGACTCCTGAATCTTCTACTCTCTATGTTCGTTCCCTGCTTCTCGATTTCTGTTAAT
The nucleotide sequence above comes from Benincasa hispida cultivar B227 chromosome 3, ASM972705v1, whole genome shotgun sequence. Encoded proteins:
- the LOC120072539 gene encoding uncharacterized protein LOC120072539, with amino-acid sequence MVKTKQGQNNPNHLSGSSNSVIDLDMHEDDSWVVVKKQKVTILVPPISIVTKSSTPNEEQRQLQPITQKVSNCQTEALAETCLESPATVLPSSSKTVNQQSSKSAGAHCNLTTKESSKQAITPLNPDEACDSRPCKVLGLLNSTKSMKQQQPRQLHYPGGFLTGGTLLNQRLRALNLERKLQKAGGLSRWLESLGLNQFVGIFQRKSINKFHLVNLTMKKLKDMGANAVGPRRKLIHAIECVCQPYNSETFERVYGI